One Mycolicibacterium parafortuitum DNA segment encodes these proteins:
- a CDS encoding sigma-70 family RNA polymerase sigma factor, which yields MDDPEAAMMRVLYDEHATALWRYALRLTGDRARAEDVVQETLLRAWRHPSVIADVERPARAWLFTVARNMIIDERRSARFRHETDVPDPGSVADSASPDEVDTALDRILLSAALRQLSEEHRAVVRRAYYQGWTTGQIAADLHIPEGTVKSRLHYAVRALRLGLEEMGVTR from the coding sequence ATGGATGACCCGGAAGCCGCGATGATGCGCGTGCTCTACGACGAGCACGCCACCGCGCTGTGGCGCTACGCGCTGCGGTTGACGGGGGACCGGGCCCGCGCCGAGGACGTCGTGCAGGAGACGTTGCTGCGCGCGTGGCGACATCCGAGCGTCATCGCCGATGTGGAACGCCCGGCCAGAGCCTGGCTGTTCACTGTGGCCCGCAACATGATCATCGACGAACGCCGCAGCGCCCGGTTCCGTCATGAGACCGACGTGCCCGACCCCGGCAGCGTCGCGGACAGCGCGTCGCCCGACGAGGTGGACACCGCGCTGGACCGCATCCTGTTGAGCGCCGCGCTGCGCCAACTCTCGGAGGAACACCGGGCGGTCGTGCGGCGCGCCTACTACCAGGGCTGGACCACCGGGCAGATCGCAGCCGATCTGCACATCCCGGAGGGCACCGTGAAATCCCGGCTGCACTACGCCGTCCGCGCACTGAGGCTCGGACTAGAGGAGATGGGGGTGACGCGATGA
- the map gene encoding type I methionyl aminopeptidase → MVSLPGLRSRKVVPQRTAGELDAMAAAGALVAAALKAVQAAAAPGVSTLDLDQVAESVIRDGGGTPSFLGYHGFPATICSSVNDRVVHGIPSATELLAEGDLVSIDCGAILDGWHGDSAVTFGVGALIDADANLSAATRESMEAGIAAMLPGNRLSDVSHAIEKGTHAAEQRYGRKFGIVAGYGGHGIGREMHMDPFLPNEGAPGRGPYLAPGSVLAIEPMLTLGTRKTAVLEDDWTVVTTDGSRAAHWEHTVAVTEDGPRILTAG, encoded by the coding sequence ATGGTCTCCCTGCCCGGCCTGCGTAGCCGCAAAGTCGTCCCCCAGCGCACCGCGGGGGAACTCGACGCGATGGCCGCTGCCGGTGCGCTCGTCGCTGCCGCGCTGAAGGCGGTGCAGGCTGCCGCGGCGCCCGGTGTGTCGACGCTCGACCTCGACCAGGTTGCCGAGTCGGTGATCCGCGACGGCGGCGGAACCCCGTCGTTCCTCGGCTACCACGGCTTCCCTGCCACGATCTGCTCGTCGGTCAACGACCGCGTCGTGCACGGCATCCCGTCGGCGACCGAACTGCTCGCCGAGGGTGACCTGGTGTCGATCGACTGCGGCGCGATCCTCGACGGCTGGCACGGTGACTCGGCGGTGACGTTCGGAGTAGGCGCGCTGATCGACGCGGACGCGAACCTGTCGGCGGCCACCCGGGAGTCGATGGAGGCCGGGATCGCGGCGATGCTGCCGGGCAACCGGCTCAGCGACGTGTCGCACGCGATCGAGAAGGGCACCCACGCGGCCGAACAGCGCTACGGCCGCAAGTTCGGCATCGTCGCCGGGTACGGCGGTCACGGCATCGGCCGTGAGATGCACATGGACCCGTTCCTGCCCAACGAGGGCGCGCCGGGCCGCGGGCCCTACCTGGCGCCCGGTTCGGTGCTGGCCATCGAGCCGATGCTGACGCTGGGAACCCGCAAGACCGCGGTGCTGGAGGACGACTGGACGGTGGTGACCACCGACGGTTCCCGCGCCGCGCACTGGGAGCACACCGTCGCCGTCACCGAGGACGGTCCCAGGATTCTGACAGCCGGCTGA
- a CDS encoding adenylate kinase, which produces MRIVLLGPPGAGKGTQAQKLAEKLGIPHISTGDLFRYNISNNTELGIEAKKYLDAGDLVPATLTNALVDDRLDDEDAKAGFILDGFPRSVEQAKALAEMLEKRGLSLDAVVEFRVPEEELVSRLKGRGRADDTEDVIRNRFKVYRDETAPLLDFYSADVKTVDAVGELDEVFDRALKALGQ; this is translated from the coding sequence GTGAGAATCGTGTTGCTGGGACCGCCCGGAGCGGGCAAGGGCACGCAGGCCCAGAAACTGGCGGAGAAGCTGGGCATCCCGCACATCTCCACGGGCGACCTGTTCCGGTACAACATCAGCAACAACACCGAGCTGGGCATCGAGGCCAAGAAGTACCTCGACGCCGGTGACCTGGTCCCGGCCACCCTGACCAACGCGCTGGTCGACGACCGGCTCGACGACGAGGACGCGAAGGCCGGGTTCATCCTGGACGGTTTCCCGCGCTCGGTCGAGCAGGCCAAGGCGCTGGCCGAGATGCTGGAGAAGCGCGGACTCTCGCTCGACGCGGTCGTCGAGTTCCGGGTGCCCGAAGAGGAGCTCGTCTCGCGGCTCAAGGGTCGCGGACGTGCCGACGACACCGAAGACGTCATCCGCAACCGGTTCAAGGTCTACCGGGACGAGACCGCCCCGCTGCTGGACTTCTACTCCGCCGACGTCAAGACCGTCGACGCCGTCGGTGAACTCGACGAGGTCTTCGACCGGGCGTTGAAGGCGCTCGGCCAGTAG
- the secY gene encoding preprotein translocase subunit SecY — MLSAFISSLRTVDLRRKILFTLGIVILYRVGANVPSPGVNYPNVQQCIADVSGGESGQIYSLINLFSGGALLQLSVFAVGIMPYITASIIVQLLGVVIPRFEQLRKEGQAGQTKLTQYTRYLAIALAILQATSIVALAANGGLLQGCSLDIIEGQSEGMNIWTLAVIVIVMTAGAALVMWMGELVTERGVGNGMSLIIFASIASAIPGEGKNILDSRGGMVFTLVCVAALLIVVGVVFVEQGQRRIPVQYAKRMVGRKMYGGTSTYLPLKVNQAGVIPVIFASSLIYIPHLITQLITSASDSPSTGWWQSFVADYLTDPSSPVYIAIYFGLIIFFTYFYVSITFNPEERADEMKKYGGFIPGIRPGKPTAEYLSFVLSRITLPGSIYLGVIAVLPNLFLEIGNTGSVQNLPFGGTAVLIAVGVGLDTVKQIESQLMQRNYEGFLK; from the coding sequence GTGCTGTCGGCTTTCATCTCGTCCCTGCGGACAGTAGATCTCAGGCGAAAGATCCTGTTCACGCTCGGAATCGTGATCCTTTACCGGGTCGGTGCCAACGTTCCGTCCCCGGGCGTCAACTACCCGAACGTGCAGCAGTGCATCGCCGACGTGAGCGGCGGTGAGTCGGGTCAGATCTACTCGCTGATCAACCTGTTCTCCGGCGGCGCGTTGCTGCAGCTGTCGGTGTTCGCGGTCGGCATCATGCCGTACATCACCGCGAGCATCATCGTCCAGCTTCTCGGCGTGGTGATCCCGCGCTTCGAGCAGCTGCGCAAGGAGGGGCAGGCGGGCCAGACCAAGCTCACGCAGTACACCCGCTACCTCGCGATCGCGCTGGCGATCCTGCAGGCCACCAGCATCGTGGCGCTGGCCGCCAACGGCGGGCTGCTGCAGGGCTGCTCGCTGGACATCATCGAGGGCCAGAGCGAGGGTATGAACATCTGGACCCTGGCCGTCATCGTCATCGTGATGACCGCCGGTGCGGCTCTGGTGATGTGGATGGGCGAGCTGGTCACCGAGCGCGGCGTCGGCAACGGCATGTCGCTGATCATCTTCGCCAGCATCGCGTCGGCGATCCCCGGCGAGGGCAAGAACATCCTCGACAGCCGCGGTGGCATGGTCTTCACGCTGGTCTGCGTCGCGGCCCTGCTGATCGTGGTCGGCGTCGTGTTCGTCGAGCAGGGCCAGCGCCGCATCCCGGTGCAGTACGCCAAGCGCATGGTCGGCCGCAAGATGTACGGCGGCACCTCGACCTACCTGCCGCTGAAGGTCAACCAGGCCGGCGTCATCCCGGTCATCTTCGCGTCGTCGCTGATCTACATCCCGCACCTGATCACCCAGCTGATCACCAGCGCCAGCGACAGCCCGAGCACCGGGTGGTGGCAGTCGTTCGTCGCCGACTATCTGACCGACCCGAGCAGCCCGGTCTACATCGCGATCTACTTCGGGCTGATCATCTTCTTCACCTACTTCTACGTCTCGATCACGTTCAACCCCGAGGAACGTGCCGACGAGATGAAGAAATACGGCGGCTTCATCCCGGGCATCCGGCCCGGTAAGCCGACCGCCGAGTACCTGAGTTTCGTCCTGTCCAGGATCACCCTGCCGGGCTCGATCTACCTGGGCGTGATCGCCGTGCTGCCGAACCTCTTCCTGGAGATCGGCAACACCGGCTCCGTGCAGAACCTGCCGTTCGGCGGTACTGCGGTCCTCATTGCCGTCGGCGTCGGACTCGACACCGTCAAGCAGATCGAAAGCCAGCTGATGCAGCGCAACTATGAAGGGTTCCTGAAGTGA
- a CDS encoding SAM-dependent methyltransferase produces the protein MPRTENDTWDLASSVGATATMVAAARAVATKADNPVIDDPYAEPLVRAVGVDFFTKIASGELTAADLDANDSGRSPVGMSRFADGMAARTRFFDDFFAAACAAGIRQAVILASGLDARGYRLAWPQDLRLFEIDQPEVIAFKKTTLAQLGAAPTADLKTVAIDLRGDWPAALAAAGFDASAPTAWIAEGLLGYLPPDAQDRLLDTIGELSAPGSRLAVEAVPSHDVADQDELRERMKESTDQWRSHGFDLDFSELVFLGERAEVPAYLRERGWSVEATPTNDLLRRYGLEPLDSDEGFADVVYVDATR, from the coding sequence ATGCCACGTACCGAGAACGACACCTGGGATCTGGCCTCCAGCGTCGGCGCGACCGCCACGATGGTGGCCGCGGCCCGCGCGGTCGCGACCAAGGCCGACAACCCCGTCATCGACGATCCGTACGCCGAACCCCTCGTGCGCGCGGTCGGCGTCGACTTCTTCACCAAGATCGCATCCGGCGAGTTGACGGCCGCCGACCTCGACGCCAACGACTCCGGACGGTCGCCGGTCGGGATGAGCCGCTTCGCCGACGGGATGGCCGCCCGCACCCGGTTCTTCGACGACTTCTTCGCCGCCGCGTGCGCGGCGGGTATCCGGCAGGCCGTCATCCTGGCCTCGGGGCTCGATGCCCGCGGATACCGCCTCGCCTGGCCGCAGGACCTGAGGCTGTTCGAGATCGACCAGCCCGAGGTGATCGCGTTCAAGAAGACGACACTGGCCCAGCTCGGTGCCGCACCGACGGCCGACCTGAAGACCGTCGCGATCGATCTGCGCGGCGACTGGCCTGCCGCGCTGGCCGCCGCCGGGTTCGACGCGAGCGCGCCGACGGCATGGATCGCCGAGGGACTGCTCGGCTACCTGCCACCCGACGCACAGGACCGGCTGCTGGACACCATCGGTGAGTTGAGCGCGCCCGGCAGCCGTCTCGCCGTCGAGGCGGTGCCCTCCCACGACGTCGCCGACCAGGACGAGCTGCGCGAGCGGATGAAGGAGTCGACCGATCAGTGGCGCAGCCACGGCTTCGACCTCGACTTCTCCGAGCTGGTGTTCCTCGGGGAACGCGCCGAGGTCCCCGCGTACCTGCGCGAGCGCGGCTGGAGCGTCGAGGCCACGCCGACCAACGACCTGCTGCGCCGCTACGGGCTGGAGCCGCTGGACAGCGACGAGGGCTTCGCCGACGTCGTCTACGTCGACGCGACGCGATAA